In Diceros bicornis minor isolate mBicDic1 chromosome 23, mDicBic1.mat.cur, whole genome shotgun sequence, a single genomic region encodes these proteins:
- the LOC131420648 gene encoding vascular non-inflammatory molecule 3-like has translation MITSHFPKYVAVFALFVLSVGALDTFIAAVYEHAVLLPNRTETPVPKEEALLLMNKNIDVLEKAVKLAARQGAHIIVTPEDGIYGWVFTRETIYPYLEDIPHPEVNWIPCRDPRRFGYTPVQDRLSCLAKDNSIYVVANIGDKKPCNASDPQCPPDGHYQYNTDVVFDSEGRLVARYHKYNLFAPEIQFDFPKDLELVTFDTPFGKFGIFTCFDIFSHDPAVLVVDEFQVDSVLYPTAWYNTLPLLSAVSFHSAWARAMRVNLLAANTHNTSMHMTGSGIYAPEAVKVYHYDMETESGQLMLSELKSRPRSEPTYPAAVNWAAYARGVKPFPSEQSDFPGMIYFDEFTFTELKRNTGNYTVCQKDLCCHLTYKMSEKRTDEVYALGAFDGLHTVEGQCYLQICTLLKCQTTDLRTCGEPVGSAFTRFGEFSLSGTFGTSYVFPQLILSGSQLAPERHYEVSRDGRLRSRDGVPLPVLVMALYGRVFEKDPPRLGQGPGKLQ, from the exons ATGATTACATCACATTTTCCAAAATACGTGGCAGTTTTTGCCCTGTTTGTCCTGAGTGTTGGTGCGCTGGACACCTTTATTGCTGCAGTGTATGAGCATGCTGTTCTATTACCAAACAGAACAGAAACACCTGTTCCGAAAGAAGAAGCTTTGCTCCTGATGAACAAGAACATAGATGTGTTGGAGAAAGCAGTTAAACTGGCAGCCAGGCAG GGTGCACATATCATTGTAACCCCAGAAGATGGAATTTATGGCTGGGTCTTCACAAGAGAGACTATTTACCCCTATCTGGAGGATATCCCACACCCGGAAGTGAACTGGATTCCATGTAGAGACCCCAGGAG GTTTGGCTACACCCCAGTGCAAGACAGGCTCAGCTGCCTGGCCAAGGACAACTCCATCTACGTCGTGGCAAATATTGGGGACAAGAAGCCGTGCAATGCCAGCGACCCTCAGTGTCCCCCCGACGGCCATTACCAGTACAACACTGATGTGGTGTTTGATTCTGAGGGTAGGCTGGTGGCACGCTACCATAAG TACAATCTTTTTGCACCTGAAATTCAATTTGATTTCCCCAAGGATTTAGAACTCGTGACTTTTGACACTCCCTTTGGGAAGTTTGGCATTTTCACTTGCTTTGACATTTTTTCTCATGATCCGGCTGTGCTGGTGGTGGACGAGTTTCAAGTGGACAGCGTTCTCTACCCCACAGCGTGGTACAACACGCTGCCCCTCCTCTCGGCGGTTTCCTTCCATTCGGCATGGGCCAGAGCCATGAGGGTCAACCTGCTCGCTGCCAACACCCACAACACCAGCATGCACATGACAG GGAGCGGAATCTACGCCCCAGAAGCAGTCAAGGTGTACCACTATGACATGGAAACAGAGAGCGGCCAGCTGATGCTCTCAGAATTGAAGTCCCGGCCTCGGAGCGAGCCCACCTACCCTGCAGCTGTCAACTGGGCTGCTTATGCCAGGGGCGTCAAGCCATTCCCGTCGGAGCAGTCGGACTTTCCAGGGATGATTTACTTTGATGAGTTTACCTTCACTGAGCTTAAGAGAAACACAGGAAATTACACAGTTTGCCAGAAAGACCTGTGTTGTCACTTAACTTACAAGATGTCTGAAAAGCGAACAGATGAGGTGTACGCCCTGGGTGCTTTTGACGGACTGCACACAGTAGAAGGTCAATGTTACTTACAG ATATGCACATTACTGAAGTGTCAAACCACTGACCTTAGAACTTGTGGGGAGCCTGTGGGGTCAGCTTTTACCAGGTTTGGAGAATTCTCCCTCAGCGGCACATTTGGAACGAGTTACGTTTTCCCACAGCTCATTCTAAGTGGGAGTCAGCTTGCCCCTGAAAGACATTATGAG GTTTCACGGGACGGACGTCTGAGAAGCCGAGACGGAGTGCCTTTGCCTGTCTTAGTGATGGCCCTGTACGGGAGAGTGTTTGAGAAGGACCCTCCACGCTTAGGGCAGGGCCCTGGGAAACTGCAATGA